The following is a genomic window from Bacillota bacterium.
ACACAGTTTAACCTAAACAATACAGGCATTAAGCTTATTATGCTTGCGAAAGCTAACGCCCATGCGGGTGATTATCTTTGCGTAGCAACATACAACGATCAGGTAAACGAAGGCATCAATGACGCAATGAATGGGTGTACGGTCAACTGGGGACCACCTTCCGACGGTACTATCAACCTTACAAAAACCGATACGGGAGTAAAACCGACTCCTGGAACAATAAACTATAAACAAAAAGTGCTCGATTACGATGATACTTTAGCGCCTTACCTGATACATCAAAATTTGGAAACCCAAGGTGAGGACACAAAGGATATAACCTTAAAAGCAAAGATATTTGACGAGAATGTTCTTCACTATTCCTCTGTTTTTTATAGGACATGGACTACAAAGGGTTTTGTCGAAAAACCGCTTACACCTGTTGAAGGCGAGGAGAACACGTATTCTGTAACGATACCTTATAAAGATGTTAAATATTCTAATACCCTTGAGTACTATTTCACAGCGACTGACGGCTTGCATACAGTTACACTGAACAGCCAGTCGGGTCAGCCGTTCACTGTCAATTTCAGTGACAAACAGGCACCGCAGATCACAGATTACAAGCCTGAGAATTACTATTATTATGAGAAGTCCTATACCCCGAATATAGACATTAAATACAAGGACGATTCAGGCGTAGACACAAGATCAGTTCGCCTGCTTGTAAACAATGAAGATGTCACTTCGAATGCCAAAATATCTGATACAGGCGTCACATATACACCTAACGGACCAATGCCTGCCGGAACATATCCCATTCATTTCGAGGTTTGCGACAATTCTGCAAATAAGAATAAACAGGTCGTGGATTCACAGTTTACGCTGGGAGACGGAGCACAGCTTAACAGTTATCACGGTGAGATGCACAGCCATACCGGATTTTCAGACGGAAAAGCAGACCCTTCAGTCGCTTTCCAGTATGCCAGGGACGTTGGAAAACTTGACTTTTTTGCCGTGACGGATCATAACGATATGACCTCGCCTGACGAACTTGCGCAAGGAATCCAGATGTCAAAAGACATCTATAATCCTGGACCGGGAGGATTTATAGCGTTTTACGGAATAGAGATGTCCTGGACAGGATGGTATGGGCATTTTAACACGTTCAACGTTGATTGGGTCGAAAACGATCAGGAAACAACGATGCGTGACTATCTTGACCGGCTGCGTGAAAGTCCCGGCAGTTTCGCACAGTTTAATCATCCTGGCGTAGTATGGGGAGATTTCCTTGATTACAGCTATTTCACTCCTGAAAATGACGATAAAGTAATAATGTATGAAAACAAACGTGTACAGTCTGACAATGGCTATTATCGCGCTTTGACAAAAGGCTGGCACCTAGCTGTAATGACCAACGAGGATAACCACTCCGCAAACTGGGGCATTGCAGATCCTGCAGTATCTGTTGCTCTTGCTCCTGCTTTGACAAAAGACAATCTTATTGAAGCATTCAGAAAGAGCCGCACATATATAACTTCAAATCCCAGTTTGTCTGTTGATTACCGTATAAACAACAATGAGATAGGATCTCGCCTAAAAAACCCGGACGCATTGAATTTCAGCATAAAAGCCAGTGATGCTAAAGGCTTGGCTCTCGGAAGCATAAAGGTATACGCTGAAGATGTTGTACAGGTCTATAATCAGAACTTTGATACCCCGACAGCAGATGTAAACTTTACGCTGCCTGCACAGTACAAATACTATAATGTAAGTATTACAACTAAAACGGGTCAGCATTTAATAACATCCCCGATTTGGGTCGAACGTCAGAATGCAATTGAAGTCTCGAAAATGGATCTGAAGTTAAGCCCGAGCGCTGACACACCGCACCGTGTCATTACAACCCTCAGGAATAACACGGATAATAAAATGACGAATATAAAGGTAACATATTACAGGGGCGACGATAACGGACTGACCTTAACGGGCGATCTGCCGCAGTATTATCAAGATCTTAACCAAAACGGCTCATCAAGTGTAAAGCTTGCAGATCCGCTTGCAGTGATGAATGTTGACGGACTCGATTCTAAGCAGACAGTAGATGTAACAGCAGATATTCCCGAAGTTCAGGATAAACGGAGGATATATGCGGTTGTATCCGGAGAGTATAACGGAAAAACATATTATGACATCAGTTATGTTTTGACGTCGCAGCTCTATATCACTGAAATGCAGGTAACCAGCAAAGAACAGCAGTTTAGTAATTTCTCTTTAAAGGATGCGTTTGGTTTCTTTGAAGTTTACAATAACAGCCATACCGACATCAATCTGAAGGGATATAAATTCAATTATTGGGTATCGCAGGGCAATACTCCTACAGGATACGATATATATACAATAACCGGAAACTTAAGGCTGCCAGCTAAGACAGCAAAAGTAATCTGGGTCAAAGATTATAAATCCAAAGTGGCACCAAGTGTTACAATCGATGATTTTAATAAAAAATACGGTACGAATCTAAAGCCAGTCGATGCTAACGGCGATGGAGACGTTTATGTAGTATACGGTACGCCGTTATCTACCGGATCAAAACGTCTTGATGTTGCAAATTCAAGCGGGTTTGTAATTTCAGCGGTTCAGTATGGATTCGGACCGGATGTAAACGGCGATAATACGGTCGACAGAAGTATAGATTTTAAATACAGCGTTGATGGCAACAACACCTGCACGTCTACTAAATTAGACAACATGGCATTCCCGTCGCCAGGCAGTGTAAAACCGGAACAGGTTCCTAGCGATGCAAGCGATTACAGTTTGAAAGCCATAAAAGTATCCTACGGCAACGGCTCATCTAATGTTTCTATGAGCGACCTGTCAACAAGCTACAGGTTTAAAGTGCCGGAGGGGGCAAAGGCTGTTGCTGTTACGCCTGAAGCTGTGGATGCATCTCATAAACTACGGGTCAACGGGGTTGTTCAGAGCAGCGGTCAGACATCAAAAGAATATACGCTTTCAAGCACGTCCGGCTGTACTGTTTTGATCGAAGTACTCGATGAAAATAATAATCCTGCAGCAAACTATACGGTATCTATTGGTACAGGTGAACTCAATACAGGATCTGACACAGGGACTGACAATGGCGCTGGTACGCCTGGCGGAGGATCATCAGGTGATACTGGGGGTGCTGATACCGGAACAGGCAATGGCACCGGGTCGGGCGGCGACAATAATCAAAGTCCAACCGACAAACCAAATGCTGAGTTTACTGATGTTTCAGGACATTGGGCGGAAACGGCAATAGGATATATGTCTTCAAAAGGCATTATTAAAGGCTATGCTGACGGGACGTTTAAGCCAAATGATAACGTAAAGCGCGGAGATTTCATATTAATGCTCATGCGCGCGTTTCCGAGCAATACCGCATCGACAGATAGTTTTGCCGATGTTCCATCTGACAGCTATTATTACGAAGCAATAACTCAAGCTAAAGCGCTTGGAATTGCAACAGGTTATGACGGGAACAAGTTTGATCCGAATGCTGAGATCACCCGTGAAGATATGTTTGTATTATATGCAAGGGCACTTGAAAAGCTTGGCACTATCGACAAAACAAAGGTCAGCGGCAGTTTCGCGGACAAAGATAAAATAGCTTCATACGCTGTCGAGGCGATAGATTTGCTGAACGGTAACGGCATCATATCCGGCTCGGATAACAGCATAGACCCTACAGGAGCCGCTACAAGAGCTCAAGTAGCTCAAATGCTTTATAATTATTTTAATTCGCTTGTTTCTTAATCTAGATAAAATCTCTCTCTTAACCAGCACAAAAGGAACGTCTTAAATGACGTTCCTTTTGTGCGTCAACATGGTTTGCGGATCGTTTAATGATTTTCAAGTAATATAAATATGTTATGTTATATATAAATAGATATAAGAGGGAGGGATTCTTGTGAAAAAAAAAAGAGTCGGCAAAATATCTTGCTGTCCTGAATGCGGTATTTTATATTATTATGATAATAGTCAATACGCTTGCCAATACATTACCAATTAACGGCGTAAAAACAGGCGACGTATCAGAACGCTATCCTAACCTTTTTACCCCTGCCCCCTTTACGTTTGTTATCTGGGGCATAATCTATCTGCTGCTTGCATGTTTTGTGATATATCAATTTATCGCTCTTAAAAAAGATAAAAACTTTGCAGATGTTCTTTATGCCATAGGGCCATACTTCATTATTTCTTCGGCTGCAAACGCAGCATGGATACTTGCCTGGCATTATAATTTAATTCCTCTTACGGTGATATTGATGTTTGTAATTTTGTCTAGTCTTATTATTATATCATTATCGTTAAATAGACTTAAATTAAGTCCGACAGAGGCACTTTTGGTCAAAGTTCCTTTCAATCTCTACTTTGGCTGGATAACTGTTGCCACTATTGCAAACATTACAGTCCTTCTAGTATACCTTAACTGGAACGGATGGGGGATTCCGGAACAGGTCTGGACGTCAATAATTATCCTTGTGGGGCTAGTAATAGCTTCGCTTACTCTAAAACATAACGAGAGTATCGCATATGCTATTGCTGTTATTTGGGCATATCTAGGGATACTGCTAAAGCATACTTCTTCCAGCGGGTTTTCCGGAGAATATCCGATAGTTATCGTTATAACAATAATATCTTTAGCGGTTTTACTTTATGAATGCGTTTTTATTTTACCTGATCCGTCAGAAAAGAAATGGAAAAAGCCGCTGTACTAAGCGGCTTTTTTTTAAACGCAGACTCCGTCATTTAGCTGGGACATATAAAGCTGCCAGTATAGCCCTTTTTTTATGATTAATTCACTGTGACTTCCGGATTCGGCTATTTCTCCTCCATCAATATACATTATTCGAGTGCAGTTTTTTATGGTCGAAAGGCGATGCGCAACAATAAAGGATGTCCTGTTTTTAAGCAGTTCTTGTATG
Proteins encoded in this region:
- a CDS encoding tryptophan-rich sensory protein, with amino-acid sequence MIIVNTLANTLPINGVKTGDVSERYPNLFTPAPFTFVIWGIIYLLLACFVIYQFIALKKDKNFADVLYAIGPYFIISSAANAAWILAWHYNLIPLTVILMFVILSSLIIISLSLNRLKLSPTEALLVKVPFNLYFGWITVATIANITVLLVYLNWNGWGIPEQVWTSIIILVGLVIASLTLKHNESIAYAIAVIWAYLGILLKHTSSSGFSGEYPIVIVITIISLAVLLYECVFILPDPSEKKWKKPLY